A single Rubrivivax gelatinosus IL144 DNA region contains:
- the dusA gene encoding tRNA dihydrouridine(20/20a) synthase DusA, translating to MPAVPASVPAVEPSPWRLCVAPMLDWTDRHCRHFHRLLSKHARLYTEMVTTGALLHGDQPRHLDFGDEEHPVALQLGGSEPSDLAACAKLAERWGYDEVNLNCGCPSPRVQRGAFGACLMNEPALVADAVKAMRDAVSLPVTVKHRIGLGKDESYAFVRDFVGTVAAAGCEVFIVHARNAWLEGLSPKENRDIPPLRYEVAHRLKAEFPALTIVVNGGIAGDEAIAAQLAHVDGVMVGRAAYHEPWTLATWDERFFGEPAPAQDRAAVELAMVRYMERQAAAGVPWAHVARHMLGLWNGEAGARRWRQVWSDHRLKGEPAAVVHALAQRPARVAAEQGVPAA from the coding sequence ATGCCTGCCGTTCCTGCTTCCGTCCCCGCCGTCGAACCCAGCCCCTGGCGCCTTTGCGTGGCGCCTATGTTGGACTGGACCGACCGCCACTGCCGCCACTTCCACCGCCTGCTGAGCAAGCACGCGCGCCTGTACACCGAGATGGTGACCACCGGTGCGCTGCTGCACGGCGACCAGCCGCGGCACCTGGACTTCGGCGACGAGGAGCATCCGGTGGCGCTGCAGCTGGGCGGCAGCGAACCTTCCGACCTGGCCGCCTGCGCCAAGCTCGCCGAGCGCTGGGGCTATGACGAGGTCAACCTGAACTGCGGCTGCCCCAGCCCGCGCGTGCAGCGCGGTGCGTTCGGCGCCTGCCTGATGAACGAGCCGGCGCTGGTCGCCGACGCGGTGAAGGCGATGCGCGACGCGGTCTCGCTGCCGGTCACGGTCAAGCACCGCATCGGCCTGGGCAAGGACGAGAGCTACGCCTTCGTGCGCGACTTCGTCGGCACCGTGGCCGCCGCCGGCTGCGAGGTCTTCATCGTGCACGCGCGCAACGCCTGGCTCGAAGGCCTGAGCCCGAAGGAGAACCGCGACATCCCGCCGCTGCGCTACGAGGTCGCACACCGGTTGAAGGCCGAGTTCCCGGCGCTCACGATCGTCGTCAACGGCGGCATCGCCGGCGACGAGGCGATCGCCGCGCAACTCGCCCACGTCGACGGCGTGATGGTCGGCCGCGCCGCGTATCACGAGCCCTGGACGCTCGCGACCTGGGACGAACGTTTCTTCGGCGAGCCCGCGCCGGCGCAGGACCGTGCGGCCGTGGAGCTGGCGATGGTGCGCTACATGGAGCGCCAGGCCGCCGCCGGCGTGCCCTGGGCGCACGTCGCGCGCCACATGCTGGGGCTGTGGAACGGCGAAGCCGGCGCGCGGCGCTGGCGCCAGGTCTGGTCGGACCATCGCCTGAAGGGCGAGCCGGCGGCCGTCGTGCACGCGCTGGCGCAGCGCCCGGCACGTGTCGCGGCGGAGCAGGGCGTCCCGGCGGCTTGA
- a CDS encoding alpha/beta fold hydrolase yields the protein MDLRRRHHVTFAGRDDAARSLVFAHGFGTDQRAWAQIWPAFADEFRIVLYDHAGAGQADPAAFEQHRYLTMDGYARDLNALLDELRLQEVVFVGHSMGAMTGILAAIARPEQFSRLVGIGASARYLDGPGYRGGFSEADLNALYRAVTTGHDAWAEQFAPVAMGNRDRPELAEHFANTIKRVPTDAILTVLCSIFQCDYRQAVQRLQRPLLLLQTRNDAAVPLEAAEFLHQAIDGSTLRVIDAEGHLPHISAPERVLEALQDFVRAPG from the coding sequence TTGGACCTGCGACGCCGCCATCACGTCACCTTCGCCGGTCGCGACGACGCCGCCCGCAGCCTCGTCTTCGCTCACGGCTTCGGCACCGACCAGCGCGCCTGGGCGCAGATCTGGCCGGCTTTCGCCGACGAGTTCCGCATCGTGCTCTACGACCACGCCGGTGCCGGCCAGGCCGACCCGGCGGCTTTCGAGCAGCACCGCTACCTGACGATGGACGGCTACGCGCGCGACCTCAATGCGCTGCTCGACGAACTGCGCCTGCAAGAGGTCGTCTTCGTCGGCCACTCGATGGGCGCGATGACCGGCATCCTGGCGGCGATCGCGAGGCCCGAGCAGTTCTCTCGCCTGGTGGGCATCGGGGCCTCGGCGCGCTACCTCGACGGGCCGGGCTACCGCGGTGGCTTCAGCGAGGCCGACCTCAACGCGCTGTACCGCGCGGTGACGACCGGCCATGACGCCTGGGCCGAGCAGTTCGCGCCGGTGGCGATGGGCAACCGCGACCGACCGGAACTCGCCGAGCACTTCGCGAACACGATCAAGAGGGTGCCGACCGACGCGATCCTGACGGTGCTGTGCTCGATCTTCCAGTGCGACTACCGGCAGGCCGTGCAGCGCCTGCAGCGCCCGCTGCTGCTGCTGCAGACCCGCAACGACGCCGCCGTGCCGCTGGAGGCGGCCGAGTTCCTGCACCAGGCCATCGACGGCAGCACGCTGCGTGTCATCGACGCCGAAGGTCATCTGCCGCACATCAGCGCTCCTGAGCGCGTGCTGGAGGCCCTGCAGGACTTCGTGCGCGCGCCGGGCTGA
- a CDS encoding alpha/beta fold hydrolase, with the protein MQVAANGIALEVDDRGPPDGIPLVLVMGLGMQLTAWPEEFVQQLVERGFRVVRFDNRDAGLSQGFDALGVPNLAIAGIRYALRLPSRSPYRLADMAADTLGVMDALGLASAHLCGASMGGMIAQHIAARRPERVRSLTLMMTTSGARGLPQPTLRARQALLARPADNSRAAIVAHLERVMQRIGSPAYPPDPAVMHRRFEQAVDRAWRPAGTARQIAAVIADGDRTPMLGAIRAPTLVLHGRADPLVPPAAAHDLGVKIRGAQVEILDGMGHDLPAPLLPRFVESIATNSRRT; encoded by the coding sequence ATGCAGGTCGCCGCCAACGGCATCGCCCTCGAAGTCGACGACCGCGGCCCGCCCGACGGCATCCCGCTGGTCCTGGTGATGGGCCTGGGCATGCAGCTCACGGCCTGGCCCGAGGAGTTCGTGCAGCAGCTCGTCGAACGCGGCTTTCGCGTCGTGCGTTTCGACAACCGCGACGCCGGGCTGAGCCAGGGTTTCGACGCGCTGGGCGTGCCCAACCTCGCGATCGCCGGCATCCGCTACGCGCTGCGCCTGCCGTCGCGCTCGCCGTACCGGCTGGCCGACATGGCCGCCGACACGCTGGGCGTGATGGACGCGCTGGGCCTGGCCTCGGCGCACCTGTGCGGCGCCTCGATGGGCGGCATGATCGCCCAGCACATCGCCGCGCGCCGTCCGGAACGCGTGCGCAGCCTGACGCTGATGATGACGACCTCGGGCGCCCGCGGCCTGCCGCAGCCGACGCTGCGCGCGCGCCAGGCGCTGCTGGCCCGCCCGGCCGACAACTCGCGCGCCGCGATCGTCGCCCACCTGGAGCGCGTGATGCAGCGCATCGGCAGCCCGGCTTATCCACCCGACCCGGCGGTGATGCACCGCCGCTTCGAGCAGGCGGTGGACCGCGCCTGGCGCCCGGCGGGCACCGCGCGCCAGATCGCCGCCGTGATCGCCGACGGCGACCGCACGCCGATGCTGGGTGCGATCCGCGCGCCGACGCTGGTGCTGCACGGCCGCGCCGACCCGCTGGTGCCGCCGGCGGCGGCGCACGACCTGGGCGTCAAGATCCGCGGCGCGCAGGTCGAGATCCTCGACGGCATGGGCCACGACCTGCCGGCGCCGCTGCTGCCGCGCTTCGTCGAGTCCATCGCGACGAACTCCCGCCGCACCTGA
- a CDS encoding carboxymuconolactone decarboxylase family protein, whose amino-acid sequence MIESYRELTASISASLAQLRADIPETTRGFSALAMAATKPGTLDKKTKELIAMALSVGARCDPCVGFHADALVKLGCTRAEFEEMLGLCVYMGGGPSLMYAAKALQAYEEFGGERAPAAA is encoded by the coding sequence ATGATCGAGTCCTACCGCGAACTCACCGCCTCCATCTCCGCGTCGCTGGCCCAGCTGCGCGCCGACATTCCCGAGACGACCCGCGGCTTCTCCGCGCTGGCGATGGCGGCCACCAAGCCCGGCACGCTGGACAAGAAGACCAAGGAGCTGATCGCGATGGCGCTGTCGGTCGGCGCACGCTGCGATCCCTGCGTCGGCTTCCACGCCGACGCGCTGGTCAAGCTCGGCTGCACGCGCGCCGAGTTCGAGGAGATGCTGGGCCTGTGCGTCTACATGGGCGGCGGGCCGTCGCTGATGTACGCCGCCAAGGCGCTGCAGGCCTACGAGGAGTTCGGCGGCGAACGCGCACCGGCGGCCGCCTGA
- the ligD gene encoding DNA ligase D: MPRTAAPARDPLQHYRERRDFRATPEPGADAVQPGADTGRFVIQKHDATRLHYDFRLELDGVLLSWAVPKGPSLDPADRRMAVRTEDHPLAYADFEGRIPAGHYGAGQVIVWDRGSWTPLAEPRAALAAGKLPFELDGEKLHGAWELVRMKPKPGERGENWLLFKKRDAQARPRAEFDVVAEQPDSVAATAADKPRRRQSRAALALDSVAPKAPQPETLAPQLATLASAAPSSGSWLYETKFDGYRLLARIRRGVPRLFTRNGHDWTDKLPALAAALKGLGLQSAWIDGELVALGSRGAADFNALQNAFDGRDTARLLYYVFDLPYVQGRDLRELALDTRRALLQSLLDEHPLDGVRFSEELPAGGAGPLATACERQLEGVIAKRRDAPYRSLRSEAWLKLKCRRRQEFVVAGYTERTNASGEIGSLILAVHDADGRLVHAGKVGTGWDTRAARDLFTRLQPLAREAVPFAAGTPSPGRWSRRAPGLERWVRPEFVVEVEFAEWTPGGSVRHAVFVGVREDKPAAQVLRERAVVPDTAPSAAPTASSSGRIARVRITHGERIVDKASGLSKLDLLRWYDGVAERMLPHLKARPVALLRAPQGVGRPVFFQKHAERTEIPGLVLLDPALWPGHEPLMEIRSAEALLSAAQMNTIEFHTWNATTRTIAKPDRLVFDLDPGEGVDFAAVREGALLVRTLLDELGLASWLKTSGGKGLHVVVPVAPRVAVDVVKPFSRAVVAHLAEQVPERFVVRSGPANRVGRIFVDWLRNGEGATTVAAFSARARPGLGVSIPVSWDALPELRGGDQWTLANAREHLSFEREDPWAAFWTTRQALAPAMRRLGFDPRAGGDGR, from the coding sequence ATGCCCAGAACCGCCGCCCCGGCCCGCGACCCGCTGCAGCACTACCGCGAACGCCGCGATTTCCGCGCCACGCCGGAACCGGGCGCCGACGCGGTGCAGCCCGGCGCCGACACCGGCCGCTTCGTCATCCAGAAACACGACGCGACGCGGCTGCACTACGACTTCCGGCTGGAACTCGACGGCGTGCTGCTGTCCTGGGCCGTGCCCAAGGGCCCCAGCCTGGACCCGGCCGACCGGCGCATGGCGGTGCGCACCGAGGACCACCCGCTGGCCTACGCCGACTTCGAAGGCAGGATCCCGGCCGGCCATTACGGCGCCGGCCAGGTCATCGTCTGGGACCGCGGCAGCTGGACGCCGCTGGCCGAACCGCGCGCCGCGCTGGCCGCCGGCAAGCTGCCGTTCGAGCTCGACGGCGAGAAGCTGCACGGCGCCTGGGAGCTGGTGCGCATGAAGCCCAAGCCCGGCGAGCGTGGCGAGAACTGGCTGCTGTTCAAGAAACGCGACGCCCAGGCGCGGCCACGCGCCGAGTTCGACGTCGTCGCCGAACAGCCCGACAGCGTCGCCGCGACGGCTGCCGACAAGCCCCGGCGCCGGCAAAGCCGCGCCGCGCTGGCGCTCGACAGCGTCGCGCCCAAGGCGCCGCAGCCCGAGACGCTGGCGCCGCAGCTCGCGACGCTGGCCTCGGCGGCACCGAGCAGCGGCAGCTGGCTCTACGAGACCAAGTTCGACGGCTACCGGCTGCTGGCGCGCATCCGCCGCGGCGTGCCGCGGCTGTTCACGCGCAACGGCCACGACTGGACGGACAAGCTGCCGGCGCTGGCCGCGGCGCTGAAGGGCCTGGGGCTGCAGTCGGCCTGGATCGACGGCGAGCTGGTCGCGCTCGGCAGCCGCGGCGCCGCCGATTTCAACGCGCTGCAGAACGCCTTCGACGGCCGCGACACGGCCCGACTGCTCTACTACGTCTTCGACCTGCCCTACGTGCAGGGCCGCGACCTGCGTGAACTGGCGCTGGACACACGCCGTGCGCTGCTGCAGTCGCTGCTCGACGAACATCCGCTGGACGGCGTGCGCTTCTCGGAGGAGCTGCCGGCCGGCGGCGCCGGCCCGCTGGCGACGGCCTGCGAACGCCAGCTCGAAGGCGTCATCGCCAAGCGCCGCGACGCGCCCTACCGCTCGCTGCGCAGCGAGGCCTGGCTCAAGCTCAAGTGCCGACGCCGCCAGGAGTTCGTCGTCGCCGGCTACACCGAGCGCACGAACGCCAGCGGCGAGATCGGCAGCCTGATCCTCGCCGTTCACGACGCCGACGGCCGCCTCGTGCACGCCGGCAAGGTCGGCACCGGCTGGGACACACGCGCCGCACGGGATCTGTTCACGCGGCTGCAGCCGCTGGCCCGCGAGGCCGTGCCGTTCGCCGCCGGGACGCCCTCGCCCGGGCGCTGGAGCCGCCGCGCCCCCGGACTGGAACGCTGGGTGCGGCCGGAGTTCGTCGTCGAGGTCGAGTTCGCCGAATGGACGCCCGGCGGCAGCGTGCGCCACGCGGTCTTCGTCGGCGTGCGCGAAGACAAGCCGGCCGCCCAGGTGCTGCGCGAACGCGCCGTCGTGCCCGACACGGCGCCGAGCGCCGCGCCCACCGCCTCGTCCAGCGGCCGCATCGCGCGCGTGCGCATCACGCACGGCGAGCGCATCGTCGACAAGGCCAGCGGCCTGAGCAAGCTGGACCTGCTGCGCTGGTACGACGGCGTCGCCGAACGGATGCTGCCGCACCTGAAAGCCCGGCCGGTGGCGCTGCTGCGCGCGCCGCAAGGCGTCGGACGGCCGGTGTTCTTCCAGAAGCACGCCGAACGCACCGAGATCCCCGGCCTGGTGCTGCTCGATCCGGCGCTGTGGCCCGGCCACGAGCCGCTGATGGAGATCCGTAGCGCCGAGGCGCTGCTGTCGGCGGCGCAGATGAACACGATCGAGTTCCACACCTGGAACGCCACGACGCGCACGATCGCCAAGCCCGACCGCCTCGTCTTCGACCTCGACCCCGGCGAGGGCGTCGACTTCGCCGCCGTGCGCGAAGGCGCGCTGCTGGTGCGCACCCTGCTCGACGAGCTGGGTCTGGCCTCGTGGCTGAAGACCAGCGGCGGCAAGGGCCTGCACGTCGTCGTGCCGGTCGCGCCGCGCGTGGCGGTCGACGTCGTCAAGCCGTTCTCGCGCGCCGTCGTCGCCCACCTCGCCGAACAGGTGCCCGAACGTTTCGTCGTGCGCAGCGGGCCGGCCAACCGCGTCGGCCGCATCTTCGTCGACTGGCTGCGCAACGGCGAAGGCGCGACGACGGTGGCCGCGTTCTCGGCCCGCGCCCGCCCGGGGCTGGGGGTCTCGATCCCGGTGTCCTGGGACGCGCTGCCGGAGCTGCGCGGCGGTGATCAATGGACGCTGGCCAACGCACGCGAGCACCTGTCCTTCGAACGCGAGGACCCGTGGGCCGCGTTCTGGACCACGCGCCAGGCGCTGGCGCCGGCGATGCGCCGCCTCGGCTTCGACCCGCGCGCCGGCGGGGATGGCCGCTGA
- a CDS encoding DUF3182 family protein has product MTALLTATTVRRPTWVRPQPVVAFHDSRAPHADGSPPGHDHQAKARVAAGLAALLGWDYAGELHQLRRSDAPVYLVPRETLTLAEARRLGVHGPTQVFGGVVPQAFVATKTITHGAAPQSPVPLGWSGAFGRAVQQAVLPGCSCFSIADARRAALRLLRRGAVRLKDPGGVGGLGQWVLHDGAELDRVLASLDAQAVARHGLVAEINLHDVTTMSVGQVCVGPWQASYYGSQRLTRNREGQEVYGGSDLVVVRGGFDALLRRELPSAVRLGIEQALAYHRAAESCFPGFFASRANYDVAQGLDDAGRWRSGVLEQSWRIGGASGAELAALQAFLADPTLRLVHASTHEVHGGTEVPAGAMTLYDGVDAQLGRLTKYAFAQTHVDN; this is encoded by the coding sequence ATGACCGCCCTGCTCACCGCCACGACCGTCCGGCGTCCGACCTGGGTCCGCCCGCAGCCCGTCGTCGCTTTCCACGACTCGCGCGCCCCGCACGCCGACGGTTCGCCGCCCGGTCACGACCACCAGGCCAAGGCCCGTGTCGCCGCCGGCCTGGCCGCCCTGCTCGGCTGGGACTACGCCGGCGAGCTGCACCAGCTGCGCCGCAGCGACGCGCCGGTCTACCTGGTGCCGCGCGAGACGCTGACGCTGGCCGAGGCCCGCCGCCTGGGCGTGCACGGTCCGACGCAGGTCTTCGGCGGCGTCGTGCCGCAGGCCTTCGTCGCGACCAAGACCATCACCCACGGCGCCGCGCCGCAGTCGCCGGTGCCGCTGGGCTGGTCCGGCGCCTTCGGGCGGGCGGTGCAGCAGGCGGTGCTGCCTGGCTGCTCGTGTTTCTCCATCGCCGACGCGCGCCGCGCAGCGCTGCGCCTGCTGCGCCGCGGCGCCGTGCGCCTGAAGGACCCCGGCGGCGTCGGCGGCCTGGGCCAGTGGGTGCTGCACGACGGCGCCGAACTGGACCGCGTGCTGGCCTCGCTGGACGCCCAGGCCGTGGCCCGCCACGGCCTCGTCGCCGAGATCAACCTGCACGACGTGACGACGATGTCGGTCGGCCAGGTCTGCGTCGGCCCCTGGCAGGCCAGCTACTACGGCAGCCAGCGCCTGACGCGCAACCGCGAAGGCCAGGAGGTCTACGGCGGCTCGGACCTGGTCGTCGTGCGCGGCGGCTTCGACGCCTTGCTGCGGCGCGAGCTGCCGTCGGCGGTGCGCCTGGGCATCGAGCAGGCGCTGGCCTATCACCGCGCGGCGGAGAGCTGCTTCCCCGGTTTCTTCGCCTCGCGTGCCAACTACGACGTCGCCCAGGGCCTGGACGACGCCGGGCGCTGGCGCTCCGGCGTGCTGGAGCAGTCCTGGCGCATCGGCGGTGCCAGCGGCGCCGAACTGGCCGCGCTGCAGGCCTTCCTGGCCGACCCGACGCTGCGCCTGGTGCACGCCTCGACGCACGAGGTGCACGGCGGCACCGAGGTGCCGGCCGGCGCGATGACGCTGTACGACGGCGTCGACGCCCAGCTCGGCCGCCTGACCAAGTACGCCTTCGCCCAGACGCATGTCGACAACTGA
- a CDS encoding alpha/beta hydrolase family protein, whose translation MSTTEETITIDVDGERIAGTFVAPGTLIPGVLFAHGWGGSREQYLARAREIAALGCVCLAFDLRGHAGTQAQQAKVSRETNLRDLVAAYDRLVAHGDVDPEAVCVVGSSYGGYLGTILTTLRPVRWLALRAPALYLDDGWDTPKLQLHRDQDLKTYRRSVVPARDNRALRALQQFAGDVLLVESENDQIIPRAVINSYQEAARRVKSMTMRCIAGADHGLSGEADQRAYTQLLLGWFKEMLLGARRGAVQPAAADGAAPERPLPTKKALSAVAADARPAA comes from the coding sequence ATGTCGACAACTGAAGAGACGATCACGATCGACGTCGACGGCGAACGCATCGCCGGCACTTTCGTCGCGCCGGGCACGCTGATCCCCGGCGTGCTGTTCGCGCACGGCTGGGGCGGCAGCCGCGAGCAGTACCTGGCGCGGGCGCGCGAGATCGCCGCGCTGGGCTGCGTCTGCCTGGCTTTCGATCTGCGCGGCCACGCCGGCACCCAGGCGCAGCAGGCCAAGGTCTCGCGCGAGACCAATTTGCGCGACCTGGTGGCCGCCTACGACCGCCTCGTCGCCCACGGCGACGTCGACCCGGAGGCCGTCTGCGTCGTCGGCAGCAGCTACGGCGGCTACCTGGGCACCATCCTGACGACGCTGCGCCCGGTGCGCTGGCTGGCGCTGCGCGCGCCGGCGCTGTACCTGGACGACGGCTGGGACACGCCCAAGCTGCAGCTGCACCGCGACCAGGACCTGAAGACCTACCGCCGCAGCGTCGTGCCGGCGCGCGACAACCGCGCGCTGCGCGCGCTGCAGCAGTTCGCCGGCGACGTGCTGCTCGTCGAGTCCGAGAACGACCAGATCATCCCGCGCGCGGTGATCAACAGCTACCAGGAGGCGGCGCGGCGGGTGAAGTCGATGACGATGCGCTGCATCGCCGGTGCCGACCACGGCCTCTCGGGCGAAGCCGACCAGCGCGCCTACACCCAGCTGCTGCTGGGCTGGTTCAAGGAGATGCTGCTCGGCGCGCGCCGCGGCGCCGTGCAACCGGCCGCGGCCGACGGCGCCGCGCCCGAGCGTCCGTTGCCGACGAAGAAGGCGCTCAGCGCTGTCGCCGCCGACGCGCGGCCAGCAGCGTGA
- a CDS encoding PEP-CTERM sorting domain-containing protein has product MKTKTAMALAAAAWAALPAQATVQVVDFDRLVASTVLDKPFGAGDRLVLDSFAAGQRGRLEQTITFTVDSPLQIDGRANWSVLPRGSRLYRVDIDLLGADGELVLSDSFAGRAAGLANSVLAGALGPGTYTLRATGWGGRDASLDLSVAFAVPEPASAAMMAAGLGLLTLLAARRRRQR; this is encoded by the coding sequence ATGAAGACCAAGACGGCGATGGCGCTGGCAGCGGCCGCCTGGGCGGCGCTGCCGGCGCAGGCCACGGTGCAAGTCGTCGACTTCGACCGCCTGGTGGCGTCGACGGTGCTCGACAAGCCGTTCGGGGCCGGCGACCGCCTGGTGCTCGACAGCTTCGCCGCGGGCCAGCGCGGACGGTTGGAGCAGACGATCACCTTCACCGTCGACAGCCCGCTGCAGATCGACGGCCGAGCGAACTGGTCGGTGCTGCCGCGGGGCTCCCGCCTGTACCGCGTCGACATCGATCTGCTGGGCGCCGACGGCGAGCTCGTGCTGTCGGACTCCTTCGCCGGCCGCGCCGCCGGCCTGGCCAACTCGGTGCTGGCCGGGGCGCTGGGCCCGGGCACCTACACGCTGCGCGCCACCGGCTGGGGCGGCCGCGACGCCTCGCTGGACCTGTCGGTGGCGTTTGCCGTGCCCGAGCCGGCCAGCGCCGCGATGATGGCCGCCGGCCTGGGCCTGCTCACGCTGCTGGCCGCGCGTCGGCGGCGACAGCGCTGA
- a CDS encoding BON domain-containing protein, with translation MRPIAAYTLICSAGAVAAIAACSPRPFADARAAEPADPLPVVRVEPVPTPSVAPAPRLQTPELFVDKVNDAGIGAAVSAELGRDPALAMAPVEIDCVGGRVALRGSVPDPDARTRAEQIAARVDGVRTVENVLEVALAEGAMR, from the coding sequence ATGAGACCCATCGCCGCCTACACCCTGATCTGCTCGGCCGGGGCCGTCGCCGCGATCGCCGCGTGCAGCCCCAGGCCCTTCGCCGACGCGCGTGCGGCCGAACCCGCCGACCCCTTGCCGGTCGTGCGCGTCGAGCCGGTGCCGACGCCCAGCGTGGCGCCGGCACCGCGTCTGCAGACGCCGGAGCTCTTCGTCGACAAGGTGAACGACGCCGGCATCGGCGCCGCGGTCAGCGCCGAGCTCGGCCGCGACCCGGCGCTGGCGATGGCGCCGGTGGAGATCGACTGTGTCGGGGGCCGCGTCGCCTTGCGCGGCAGCGTGCCCGACCCCGACGCGCGTACGCGCGCAGAGCAGATCGCTGCCCGGGTCGACGGCGTGCGCACGGTCGAGAACGTGCTCGAGGTGGCCCTTGCCGAAGGAGCGATGCGATGA
- a CDS encoding AsmA family protein yields MAAFAGLLLAALLLCEALGWPFLRGPVERAAARATASPVRIEAPFRVRFVLSPHVQAARIVVGAAHGLELPHFVDAREVRVDWLWSDIRRWRDGAPLRLEALRAHALDARLQRLADGRASWQLGQPAAPPAGDAALPRFGLLALDQGHVEIDDRLLALRATVDLSGSEGEGGRGIEARARGQYRGHALDLRAQTAAALPLLDESEQAPALPVRLEGRVGEVVLAFDGRAAALLTGRRLDGALRLKGPSLAAVGSPLGLALPATPPFELVGRLAHDAGVWHLVAERAAVGSSRLAGDFRYDGTREPGRLSGQLGGERLALADLGPAVGAAGAPARPAPADAPPRRVLPQREFNLPQLRGMDADVQVAVGELDFGTEALAPVRQLRTRVRLDDAVLRLDALSGVIGGGRVEGWSALDARQTPAHWSLDLSFERVDVARWIPALRRGGGGDDARQALLTGILEGRLVLAGRGRSTAQILGSADGDGRLMLRRGTVSHLLTEAAGLDLAQALGVLVRGDEPLPLRCARLEFGVRDGLVVPRVAVIDNRDSTVLVDGRASLADETLALRAQVRPKDFSPLSLRTPVLIGGHFSRPEVGVQAGRLAGRAAAAIVLGVLAAPVAALLPFVDPGSGEKSDPCTAQPKPAPGR; encoded by the coding sequence GTGGCGGCCTTCGCCGGTCTGCTGCTGGCGGCCTTGCTGCTCTGCGAAGCGCTGGGCTGGCCTTTCCTGCGCGGGCCGGTCGAGCGCGCCGCGGCGCGTGCCACCGCCAGCCCGGTGCGCATCGAAGCGCCGTTTCGCGTGCGCTTCGTTTTAAGCCCCCACGTGCAGGCGGCGCGCATCGTCGTCGGCGCCGCGCACGGTCTGGAGCTGCCGCATTTCGTCGACGCGCGCGAGGTGCGTGTCGACTGGCTCTGGTCCGACATCCGCCGCTGGCGCGACGGCGCGCCGCTGCGGCTGGAGGCGCTGCGGGCGCATGCGCTCGACGCCCGCCTGCAGCGCCTGGCCGACGGCCGCGCCAGCTGGCAGCTCGGCCAGCCCGCCGCGCCGCCGGCGGGCGACGCCGCGCTGCCGCGGTTCGGGCTGCTGGCGCTCGACCAGGGCCACGTCGAGATCGACGACCGGCTGCTGGCGCTGCGTGCGACGGTCGACCTGAGCGGCAGCGAAGGCGAGGGCGGGCGCGGCATCGAGGCCCGTGCCCGGGGCCAGTACCGCGGCCATGCGCTGGACCTGCGCGCGCAGACGGCCGCAGCGCTGCCGCTGCTCGACGAGTCCGAGCAGGCGCCGGCGCTGCCGGTGCGGCTGGAAGGCCGGGTCGGCGAGGTCGTGCTGGCCTTCGACGGCCGCGCTGCCGCGCTGCTGACCGGCCGTCGGCTCGATGGCGCGTTGCGCCTGAAAGGGCCGTCGCTGGCCGCGGTCGGGTCGCCGCTGGGCCTGGCGCTGCCGGCGACGCCGCCGTTCGAGCTGGTCGGCCGGCTGGCGCACGACGCCGGCGTCTGGCATCTGGTGGCCGAACGCGCGGCCGTCGGCAGCAGCCGGCTGGCGGGCGACTTCCGCTACGACGGCACGCGTGAACCCGGCCGGCTCAGCGGCCAGCTGGGGGGCGAGCGGCTGGCGCTGGCCGACCTGGGGCCGGCGGTCGGTGCCGCAGGCGCGCCGGCGCGTCCGGCGCCCGCCGATGCGCCGCCGCGGCGCGTGCTGCCGCAGCGCGAGTTCAACCTGCCGCAGCTGCGCGGCATGGACGCCGACGTCCAGGTCGCCGTCGGCGAGCTCGACTTCGGCACCGAGGCGCTGGCCCCGGTGCGCCAGCTGCGCACGCGCGTGCGGCTGGACGACGCGGTGCTGCGGCTGGATGCGCTTTCGGGCGTCATCGGCGGCGGCCGGGTCGAAGGCTGGAGCGCGCTGGACGCGCGGCAGACGCCGGCGCACTGGTCGCTGGACCTGAGTTTCGAGCGGGTCGACGTCGCGCGCTGGATCCCGGCACTGCGCCGCGGCGGTGGCGGCGACGACGCACGCCAGGCGCTGCTAACCGGCATTCTGGAAGGCCGGCTGGTGCTCGCCGGCCGTGGCCGTTCGACGGCGCAGATCCTCGGCAGCGCCGACGGCGACGGCCGTCTGATGCTGCGCCGCGGCACCGTCTCGCACCTCTTGACCGAGGCCGCGGGTCTCGACCTTGCGCAGGCGCTGGGCGTGCTGGTGCGCGGCGACGAGCCGCTGCCACTGCGCTGCGCTCGGCTGGAGTTCGGCGTGCGCGACGGGCTGGTCGTGCCGCGTGTGGCGGTCATCGACAACCGCGACAGCACGGTGCTGGTCGACGGCCGCGCCAGTCTGGCCGACGAGACGCTGGCGTTGCGCGCGCAGGTGCGGCCCAAGGACTTCTCGCCGCTGTCGCTGCGCACGCCGGTGCTGATCGGCGGCCACTTCTCGCGTCCTGAGGTCGGCGTGCAGGCCGGCCGGCTGGCCGGGCGGGCGGCGGCGGCGATCGTGCTCGGCGTGCTGGCGGCGCCGGTGGCGGCGCTGCTGCCCTTCGTCGACCCGGGCAGCGGCGAGAAGTCCGATCCCTGCACGGCACAACCCAAGCCGGCGCCGGGCCGCTGA